In Mycobacterium sp. Aquia_216, a genomic segment contains:
- a CDS encoding PucR family transcriptional regulator, translating to MAGLSTPSSSIRAIFARLDADEVARQMDRAFRELPGYARFVTDDPTTRGHPAIRWNVALVLRWLSEGIAPDESMIGELHEVVRERALAAEPMRDGLVVYRRGIRIMWNMLVEAATDEERPLLLDQADILWSYLELVVDTFSQAYDDEQDTPGSVGERRARTLLDRMSAQQPLTVEDRERAEYLGFDLAGPHRPFVARLDAATTAEHVALAGRLRSQGVLATTEGNRITGLCAEDFDWTTALEDSRLLLARERATERSSFAGALETLRMLVTFASSTGRTGVVTVRDFLLHLLLAQSPQIADDVVTRVFGGLDGNENTDLVATLRCLAANSFDRGATAAELFIHRNTVLYRIQRVQKLSGLDLQNPLDQTLVCLAILWTQIKPEISSAPNE from the coding sequence GTGGCCGGCCTTTCCACCCCAAGCAGCTCGATCCGGGCAATATTCGCGCGGTTGGATGCCGATGAGGTGGCGCGCCAAATGGATCGGGCCTTTCGTGAGCTGCCCGGCTATGCCCGATTCGTCACCGACGACCCCACCACCCGTGGTCATCCGGCGATCCGGTGGAACGTGGCCCTGGTACTGCGATGGCTGTCCGAGGGCATCGCGCCCGATGAAAGCATGATCGGTGAGCTGCACGAAGTGGTGCGGGAGCGCGCCCTGGCCGCCGAACCGATGCGCGACGGACTTGTGGTCTACCGGCGCGGAATCCGCATCATGTGGAACATGTTGGTCGAGGCGGCGACGGACGAGGAACGCCCGCTGCTGCTTGATCAAGCGGACATTCTGTGGAGTTATCTGGAACTCGTCGTCGACACGTTTTCCCAGGCCTACGACGACGAGCAGGACACCCCCGGGAGTGTGGGCGAACGCCGCGCCCGCACCTTGCTGGACAGAATGTCTGCGCAGCAACCGCTTACGGTCGAGGACCGTGAGCGCGCGGAATATCTCGGGTTCGACCTCGCCGGTCCGCACCGGCCGTTTGTGGCTCGCCTCGATGCGGCCACTACCGCTGAGCATGTCGCACTGGCCGGCCGCCTGCGATCGCAAGGAGTGCTTGCTACCACCGAGGGCAATCGGATCACAGGGTTGTGCGCCGAAGACTTCGATTGGACTACAGCGCTGGAAGATTCGCGCTTACTGCTGGCCCGCGAGCGTGCGACCGAAAGGTCTAGTTTCGCGGGTGCCCTCGAAACATTGAGGATGCTGGTCACTTTCGCAAGCAGCACCGGCCGCACCGGGGTCGTGACCGTGCGCGACTTTCTGCTGCACCTGCTTCTTGCGCAGTCTCCCCAGATCGCCGACGATGTCGTCACCCGGGTCTTCGGTGGCCTGGACGGAAACGAGAATACTGATCTGGTGGCGACACTTCGGTGTCTGGCAGCCAACAGCTTCGACCGTGGAGCGACCGCGGCAGAGCTGTTCATCCACCGCAACACCGTGCTCTATCGGATCCAGCGGGTGCAGAAGCTGAGCGGTCTTGATTTGCAGAATCCGCTCGACCAGACTCTGGTTTGCCTAGCCATCTTGTGGACCCAGATCAAGCCTGAGATTTCCTCCGCTCCGAATGAGTAG
- a CDS encoding winged helix-turn-helix transcriptional regulator codes for MSKVLELLSTKTTFQVLRELFFGTTRFEDFVERIGTSAPAASRALKQLESAQIITRVPYQEPGSRARDEYRLTDAGEDLLPVFMSLVQWGDTHLQDGPAPLSFVDADTGQTLAVRVTAETDGPKKRSADIEIRGIGAGRRR; via the coding sequence ATGTCAAAGGTGCTCGAGCTGCTCAGCACCAAGACCACGTTCCAGGTCCTGCGCGAATTGTTCTTCGGCACAACGCGCTTCGAGGACTTCGTGGAGCGGATCGGCACTTCGGCGCCGGCGGCGTCGCGAGCGCTCAAGCAGCTCGAGTCGGCGCAGATCATCACCCGCGTCCCCTATCAGGAACCCGGCAGCCGCGCCCGGGACGAATACCGGCTGACCGACGCCGGGGAGGACCTGTTGCCGGTGTTCATGTCGCTGGTGCAGTGGGGCGACACCCACCTTCAGGACGGACCCGCGCCGCTGTCCTTTGTCGACGCCGACACCGGCCAAACTCTCGCGGTCCGCGTCACCGCCGAAACCGACGGCCCGAAGAAGCGTTCGGCGGACATCGAGATACGCGGCATCGGCGCCGGCCGGCGGCGTTAA
- a CDS encoding carboxymuconolactone decarboxylase family protein yields the protein MARLLYPDRTTFPQQLQDFLAEVPEHLNFDMMSYSQSTIEAFILQGQAHYTGLELPSRTRELVILTTAAAADAEYEFVQHVPISEAMGVDPQIREEIHRLDLDAPVLSAHDRAVTKFVAAVVHGPPVDDDIFGAVHEILSSREVVEVLQVIGYYWSFGRVATVLQVEVEQAHGIAVVDASEKGSRDELGTGE from the coding sequence ATGGCCAGACTTCTCTATCCCGATCGCACGACGTTCCCGCAGCAGTTACAGGACTTCCTCGCGGAGGTTCCCGAGCATCTGAACTTCGACATGATGTCGTATTCACAGTCCACCATCGAAGCGTTCATCCTGCAGGGACAAGCTCACTACACCGGCCTGGAGTTACCGTCCCGAACACGCGAGCTGGTCATCTTGACCACCGCGGCCGCGGCCGATGCGGAATATGAATTCGTTCAGCACGTGCCGATTTCGGAGGCCATGGGCGTCGATCCGCAAATACGCGAGGAAATCCACCGACTCGATCTGGATGCGCCGGTGCTATCGGCTCATGATCGGGCCGTGACAAAGTTCGTCGCGGCCGTCGTCCACGGCCCGCCAGTCGACGACGACATATTCGGCGCGGTGCACGAGATCCTCAGCAGCAGAGAGGTTGTCGAGGTGCTCCAGGTGATCGGCTATTACTGGTCCTTTGGCCGCGTCGCGACGGTCTTGCAGGTCGAAGTCGAACAGGCACATGGCATCGCGGTGGTCGACGCCAGCGAGAAAGGCAGCCGTGACGAATTGGGGACAGGGGAATAG
- a CDS encoding alpha-hydroxy-acid oxidizing protein — protein MAYGDLQDEIYFRGLSGTVPTLPMAWHELEQRAQAAMAPSVLSYVAGGAGDERTQRANVSAFEDWGLVPRMFVGATDRDLSINLFGMSLPSPLFLAPIGVIGLCAQDGHGDIATARAAARTGVPMIASTLTVDPLEQVAPHLGDTPGFFQLYTPTDKELAASLVQRAEQAGFKAIVVTLDTWITGWRPRDLSRSNFPQLRGLCLANYFSDPVFRTLLAKPPEDDVPAAVMQWARIFGNPLRWQDLAWLRSLTQLPLIVKGICHPEDVRRAKDGGVDAIYCSNHGGRQANGGLPALDCLPSVVDAADGTPVLFDSGVRSGADAVKALALGATAVGVGRPYAYGLALGGADGVVHVLRMLLAELDLLMAVDGYPTLGDLNRESLRVVNCTGK, from the coding sequence ATGGCATACGGCGATTTGCAGGACGAGATCTATTTCAGGGGCTTGAGCGGCACGGTGCCGACGTTGCCGATGGCCTGGCACGAACTCGAGCAACGGGCTCAGGCCGCGATGGCCCCGTCGGTCCTGTCCTATGTGGCGGGCGGGGCCGGTGACGAGCGCACCCAGCGAGCCAACGTCAGTGCGTTCGAAGATTGGGGGTTGGTCCCACGAATGTTCGTCGGCGCCACCGACCGTGATCTCTCGATAAACCTTTTCGGGATGTCTTTGCCCTCACCGCTTTTTCTGGCACCGATCGGTGTCATCGGCTTGTGCGCGCAGGACGGGCACGGTGACATCGCGACCGCGCGGGCCGCGGCGCGTACCGGCGTGCCGATGATCGCCTCGACGCTCACCGTCGATCCCCTCGAACAGGTGGCGCCCCACCTCGGTGACACCCCTGGCTTCTTTCAGCTCTACACGCCCACCGACAAGGAGCTGGCGGCCAGCCTGGTGCAGCGTGCCGAGCAAGCCGGCTTCAAAGCCATCGTGGTCACCCTCGACACCTGGATCACCGGTTGGCGCCCTCGCGATCTGTCCCGGTCCAACTTCCCTCAGCTACGCGGGCTGTGCCTGGCAAATTACTTCTCCGACCCCGTCTTTCGGACACTGCTGGCCAAACCGCCGGAGGACGACGTGCCAGCCGCGGTGATGCAGTGGGCGCGGATTTTCGGCAATCCGTTGCGATGGCAGGACCTGGCATGGCTGCGATCCCTGACACAGCTGCCGCTGATAGTCAAAGGAATCTGCCACCCCGAGGACGTGCGCCGCGCCAAAGACGGTGGTGTGGATGCCATCTACTGCTCCAATCACGGTGGGCGACAGGCCAACGGCGGTCTGCCGGCCCTCGATTGCCTGCCCTCAGTTGTCGATGCCGCCGACGGCACGCCGGTGTTGTTCGACTCGGGAGTGCGCAGCGGTGCCGATGCCGTCAAGGCGCTCGCCCTCGGAGCGACAGCGGTCGGAGTCGGCCGGCCCTACGCCTACGGACTCGCGCTCGGCGGGGCCGATGGCGTAGTCCACGTGCTGCGCATGCTGTTGGCCGAGCTCGACCTTCTCATGGCGGTTGACGGCTACCCGACACTGGGTGACCTGAACCGAGAATCACTGCGAGTCGTCAACTGTACTGGGAAATGA
- the mdlC gene encoding benzoylformate decarboxylase translates to MTTVRDAILDLLRAHNLTTFFGNPGSSELALLHDFPDDFRYVLGLQEMVPVGMADAYAQITGRPALVNLHTAPGMGNAQGQLYNAFVNKTPLIVTAGNQRRTMQNQYCLLTNIEPTSVPKPFVKWAAEPAIASEAPAVLARAIHLATTPPMGPVFVSLPMDDMPVELGGAQATDVAAVRGRSVTHAAGFPPELAEQISGRLEAAKSPALIVGGDVERYGAWEAVIGLAERTQSAVWTAPLTGWSGFPENHPLYQGILPPGAGWISNMLAGHDLLLVIGAPVFRYYPLVPGPYLPEGASLIHITNDPDEAARAPVGDAIVADVASAAEALLAASKPTQRPAPAARAPIPDLEHAQAPLRPEALWTAVGRAAPPETLWVSEAGSNEVAITNSIRPGYPFSHLSAAGGGLGFGLPASVGAQLAAPDRPVVALMGDGSMHYAITALWTAAQYHIPLTIVVASNAEYGVVKEFGVWEKTPGVPGLDLPGLNVVATAASYGVDAHEAHTADEVAELVRSGIADRDRPTLINARTTPVHG, encoded by the coding sequence ATGACCACCGTTCGTGACGCGATTCTCGACCTGCTCCGCGCACACAATTTGACCACTTTTTTCGGCAACCCGGGTTCGTCGGAACTGGCTCTCCTGCATGACTTTCCGGATGATTTTCGCTATGTGCTGGGACTGCAGGAAATGGTGCCTGTCGGGATGGCCGACGCCTACGCGCAGATCACCGGCCGACCCGCTTTGGTCAATTTGCACACCGCCCCCGGAATGGGTAACGCGCAAGGCCAGCTGTACAACGCCTTCGTCAACAAGACCCCGCTGATCGTCACCGCCGGAAACCAGCGCCGCACGATGCAGAACCAGTACTGCCTGCTGACCAATATCGAACCCACTTCTGTACCAAAGCCATTCGTGAAATGGGCAGCCGAACCCGCCATTGCCAGTGAGGCCCCGGCCGTGCTGGCCCGTGCCATTCACCTGGCCACGACCCCGCCGATGGGGCCGGTGTTCGTCTCGCTGCCAATGGATGACATGCCGGTCGAACTCGGCGGCGCGCAGGCCACCGACGTCGCTGCCGTGCGCGGCCGTTCGGTGACTCACGCGGCAGGATTCCCTCCCGAACTCGCCGAACAGATCAGTGGTCGGCTGGAGGCCGCGAAATCGCCGGCGTTGATTGTGGGCGGCGATGTCGAACGCTACGGCGCCTGGGAGGCGGTGATCGGGCTGGCCGAACGCACTCAGTCGGCAGTATGGACGGCACCGCTGACCGGGTGGAGCGGATTTCCCGAGAATCACCCGCTGTATCAAGGGATCTTGCCGCCCGGCGCGGGCTGGATCTCTAATATGCTGGCTGGACACGATCTGTTGTTGGTGATCGGAGCCCCGGTCTTCCGGTACTACCCGCTGGTGCCCGGACCGTATCTCCCCGAGGGCGCGAGCCTGATTCACATCACCAACGATCCGGACGAAGCGGCCCGCGCCCCGGTCGGCGACGCGATCGTCGCCGACGTGGCCAGCGCGGCCGAAGCACTGCTCGCCGCGTCGAAACCCACCCAGCGGCCCGCCCCCGCGGCCCGTGCGCCGATTCCTGACTTGGAACATGCGCAGGCCCCGTTGCGTCCCGAAGCACTATGGACGGCCGTCGGCCGAGCGGCGCCCCCGGAGACGTTGTGGGTCAGCGAGGCCGGTAGCAACGAGGTCGCCATTACGAATAGCATTCGTCCCGGTTACCCGTTCTCGCATCTGTCCGCGGCCGGGGGCGGGCTCGGCTTCGGATTACCGGCCTCCGTCGGCGCGCAACTGGCCGCCCCGGACCGCCCCGTCGTCGCCTTGATGGGCGACGGCTCAATGCATTACGCAATAACCGCGTTGTGGACCGCGGCGCAGTACCACATCCCGCTGACGATCGTGGTCGCATCTAACGCCGAATATGGCGTGGTCAAGGAATTCGGCGTGTGGGAGAAGACGCCGGGTGTTCCCGGGCTCGACTTGCCGGGACTCAACGTGGTGGCAACCGCTGCCAGCTACGGCGTGGATGCTCACGAGGCGCACACGGCCGACGAGGTTGCGGAGTTAGTGAGAAGTGGCATCGCCGACCGGGACCGGCCCACTCTCATCAACGCACGGACGACTCCGGTCCACGGGTAA
- a CDS encoding metal-dependent hydrolase family protein: MDRRNVPGERLLLKNVEIFDGLSDRARPGHVLIEGTRIAAVESSPIAETDQTTVLDGAGRVLMPGMIDAHVHLVGMANTLIGLALATQTELAATTLARAKDTLLRGFTTVRDMAGDTVGIKKVIDAEPDLGPRIYPSQAAISQTAGHGDFSFAYEAPTALGGNESRAEQIGFMRVADGADRVLAAVREQLKLGASQIKLMVGGGVASLYDPLYTLQFTPTELRAAVQAAEDYGTYVATHVYTVAGIRRAVEAGVKSIEHGHLADEATVALLAERDVWLSMQPFVEHDHNFPNPDNAEKNRQVCGGTDQVYRWAKKHGVQVAWGTDLLFEPENNARQSEMMARLAEHFTNVEAVKMVTSGNASLLRLSGERDPYKSARLGEITVDAWADVLLINGDPLADLSVLAAPADNIAVIVKDGTVVKRTI; this comes from the coding sequence ATGGATCGTCGTAACGTCCCCGGCGAGCGCCTGCTGTTGAAGAATGTGGAGATATTCGACGGGTTGTCGGACCGGGCACGCCCCGGTCACGTGCTGATCGAGGGGACCAGGATTGCCGCGGTCGAGTCCTCGCCGATCGCCGAAACCGATCAGACCACGGTCCTCGACGGCGCCGGTCGCGTGCTGATGCCCGGAATGATCGACGCGCACGTACACCTCGTTGGCATGGCAAACACGTTGATCGGGTTGGCATTGGCCACCCAGACCGAGTTAGCCGCGACGACCTTGGCCCGCGCCAAGGACACTCTGCTGCGCGGATTCACCACCGTGCGCGACATGGCCGGAGACACCGTCGGTATCAAGAAGGTCATCGACGCCGAACCCGACTTGGGTCCGCGGATCTATCCCAGCCAGGCAGCGATTTCCCAGACTGCTGGCCACGGCGACTTCTCCTTTGCGTACGAGGCGCCAACAGCATTGGGCGGCAATGAATCTCGCGCTGAGCAGATCGGTTTCATGCGGGTCGCCGACGGCGCCGACCGGGTCCTGGCCGCGGTCCGCGAGCAACTCAAACTCGGTGCCTCACAGATCAAGCTGATGGTCGGTGGTGGTGTCGCATCGTTGTACGACCCGCTCTATACATTGCAGTTCACGCCGACCGAGCTGCGAGCAGCGGTACAAGCCGCCGAAGATTACGGCACCTATGTAGCTACCCACGTGTACACCGTCGCGGGGATTCGCCGGGCCGTCGAGGCGGGCGTGAAGTCGATCGAGCACGGCCACCTGGCAGACGAGGCGACGGTGGCTCTGCTCGCCGAGCGCGACGTCTGGCTGTCAATGCAGCCCTTCGTCGAACACGACCACAATTTCCCCAACCCGGACAATGCGGAAAAGAATCGGCAGGTGTGCGGCGGCACGGACCAGGTCTACCGGTGGGCCAAGAAGCATGGGGTGCAGGTGGCCTGGGGAACTGATTTGCTGTTCGAACCCGAGAACAACGCGCGGCAAAGCGAGATGATGGCTCGACTCGCCGAGCACTTCACCAACGTCGAAGCTGTCAAAATGGTGACCTCCGGCAACGCCAGCCTGCTTCGATTATCCGGCGAACGAGATCCGTACAAGTCTGCGCGACTAGGTGAGATCACCGTCGACGCTTGGGCGGACGTGCTGCTCATCAATGGGGACCCGCTCGCGGATCTGTCCGTGCTGGCAGCCCCGGCCGACAACATCGCCGTCATCGTGAAAGACGGAACGGTCGTCAAGCGGACGATCTGA
- a CDS encoding PucR family transcriptional regulator, with the protein MPAVADQAAMVLIAEELEPRVAELGRLIISRIRRGVPFYANTALITDEALTISCDAILGSLVNGLKGSTIDLSPAVTSGYRRAETGVPLPAVMAAFRIGFHQVWDAVAEVARPRPDIVRDELLRVATWLWQAQGLYTDAMVTGHDQQMRQRVLDDDAERLRLTEALFMAHVSDHRTRWEVAKVLGLPQSGPYVVVAAQCPAVGRQALPGATAMLRSLDVFSAWLLLSDIHAGIAFVPNETRYAALLGLLKRVATTRVGVSPQFDDLADTAEALRYARVAVNAGSNRTGLVSVFEDSPLAALSVSAPEVTRKLASTLLRHFDDQQTGNERDVLLDTFRVWIDCDGSISQTAERLFCHANTVRYRLRRIEEHTGRSLSAPRDLTELCLAFETYWHKW; encoded by the coding sequence ATGCCGGCCGTAGCTGACCAAGCGGCGATGGTCCTGATCGCCGAAGAGCTAGAACCTCGCGTTGCCGAGCTGGGCCGGCTGATCATCTCGCGGATACGGCGGGGGGTGCCCTTTTACGCCAACACGGCGCTGATCACCGACGAGGCGCTGACGATCAGCTGCGACGCGATCCTGGGCAGCCTGGTCAACGGCCTCAAAGGCTCGACAATTGACCTCTCGCCGGCGGTGACCAGTGGGTATCGACGAGCCGAAACCGGGGTGCCGCTGCCGGCGGTGATGGCAGCTTTCCGGATCGGCTTTCACCAGGTCTGGGATGCCGTGGCCGAGGTGGCCCGACCGCGACCGGACATTGTGCGCGACGAGTTGCTGCGGGTGGCGACGTGGCTTTGGCAAGCCCAGGGACTTTACACCGACGCGATGGTCACCGGCCACGACCAGCAGATGAGGCAGCGGGTGCTCGATGACGATGCCGAGCGGTTGCGGCTGACGGAGGCTCTCTTCATGGCCCATGTCAGCGATCATCGGACGCGATGGGAAGTCGCCAAGGTCCTCGGCCTGCCTCAATCGGGTCCATACGTCGTCGTCGCCGCCCAGTGCCCGGCCGTCGGAAGGCAGGCTCTACCGGGGGCCACCGCGATGCTGCGCAGCCTCGATGTCTTTTCGGCGTGGCTGCTCTTGTCCGATATTCACGCCGGCATTGCCTTTGTGCCGAACGAAACCCGGTACGCGGCCCTGCTGGGGCTGTTGAAGCGAGTAGCCACCACCCGGGTCGGTGTCAGTCCCCAGTTCGACGACCTGGCCGACACCGCAGAGGCGCTGCGCTACGCGCGGGTCGCGGTCAACGCCGGCAGCAATCGGACCGGTCTGGTCAGTGTCTTCGAAGATTCCCCGCTGGCCGCTTTGTCGGTATCCGCACCGGAGGTCACGCGGAAGCTGGCGAGCACGCTGCTGCGCCACTTCGACGACCAGCAAACCGGCAACGAGCGTGACGTGTTGCTCGACACGTTCCGGGTGTGGATCGACTGTGACGGTTCGATCAGCCAGACGGCGGAGCGTCTTTTCTGCCATGCCAACACGGTGCGCTACCGGCTGCGCCGTATCGAAGAGCACACCGGGCGATCGTTGTCGGCGCCACGGGATCTGACCGAGTTGTGTCTGGCGTTCGAAACGTACTGGCACAAATGGTGA
- a CDS encoding DUF427 domain-containing protein, with the protein MTLVAGRGPLSSDPAGRFAPPLPDGVVYIEPHPRRVQAFLGGRPVIDTEQVLMVHRQGHPLSYLFRADEVGDLPAEPEAEAPGFVRVPWDAVDTWLEEGRKLVHYPPNPYHRVDCRPTSRRLRVSAAGTTLVDTHDTVILFETALQPRLYVDPAQVRTDLLQRSQTSSYCNYKGFATYWSAVIDGDVVDDIAWSYPDPPPESLPIKGFLSFDDARADVLAELPNS; encoded by the coding sequence ATGACTCTGGTGGCCGGACGCGGTCCGCTCAGCAGCGATCCGGCGGGGCGGTTCGCTCCCCCACTGCCCGACGGCGTCGTCTACATCGAGCCGCATCCGCGCCGCGTCCAGGCGTTCCTGGGCGGGCGGCCGGTGATCGACACCGAGCAGGTGCTGATGGTGCACCGGCAGGGCCACCCGCTGAGCTATCTGTTCCGCGCCGACGAGGTGGGCGACCTACCCGCCGAACCGGAGGCGGAGGCACCCGGATTCGTCCGCGTGCCGTGGGATGCCGTCGACACCTGGCTGGAGGAAGGCCGCAAACTCGTTCATTACCCACCGAATCCGTATCACCGCGTCGACTGCCGTCCCACCTCGCGCCGGCTGCGCGTTTCGGCGGCGGGCACCACGCTGGTGGATACTCACGACACGGTGATCCTGTTCGAAACCGCACTGCAGCCAAGGCTTTACGTCGATCCCGCGCAGGTGCGCACGGATCTGTTGCAGCGCTCGCAGACATCGAGCTACTGCAACTACAAAGGCTTCGCCACGTACTGGTCGGCCGTCATCGACGGCGATGTCGTCGACGACATCGCCTGGAGCTATCCGGATCCGCCGCCGGAAAGCCTACCCATCAAGGGCTTTCTGAGTTTCGACGACGCACGTGCAGACGTGCTGGCCGAACTGCCCAACTCGTAA
- a CDS encoding helix-turn-helix domain-containing protein, protein MPPRRPADRPHWPAAIVGGAGMRPLMDPAEYAPVVGRRGALPYVLRGEMMFTSKCGSDAAAALIQLAREHAPGDPQLARDLYLEALSTMLFAGRLAGGGGVLEVAIAAAAAPRPHSRRPKDLLLDGLTAVIIDGSRAGVGSVRKAVDVFCGADELGLDEGTRWLWLACHAAIIAWDERAWQHLPARQLALAREAADQRVLPVALHSLAAALIWSGDFAASCQLITEADSITSATATTVFPYAALPLAAWRGEETETRRLIQAGTHLAVARGEGMGLASIELATALLCNGLRRYDEALVAARKGIEHPHELWTNFLLPELIEAATHCGQAAEADHAVGLLAESAHAAGTDWALGTYACSRAFVSSGEPAEALYREAIERLDHTNLRPAAARARLVYGEWLRRERRALEARAQLRSAYAAFTGIGMSAFAERARLELEATGERVSEKPLLRTGSGLTPREAQIATLAAGGATNAEIGAQLFISPNTVAYHLRKVFTKLDVTTRRRLARTLSGG, encoded by the coding sequence GTGCCGCCTCGTCGCCCCGCCGACCGGCCGCACTGGCCCGCGGCCATCGTCGGCGGAGCCGGGATGCGACCGCTGATGGATCCCGCAGAGTACGCGCCAGTGGTAGGGCGACGCGGCGCGCTGCCGTATGTCCTCCGCGGCGAGATGATGTTCACCTCGAAGTGCGGCAGCGATGCCGCAGCAGCACTGATACAGCTGGCCCGGGAGCACGCGCCGGGCGATCCACAGCTGGCGCGCGACCTGTATCTCGAGGCGCTGTCGACGATGCTGTTCGCCGGACGGCTGGCGGGCGGCGGCGGCGTTCTGGAAGTGGCCATCGCCGCGGCGGCCGCACCGCGGCCGCACTCGCGACGTCCAAAGGATCTCTTGCTGGATGGATTGACGGCCGTGATCATCGACGGCAGCCGCGCCGGGGTGGGGTCTGTCCGAAAAGCCGTAGATGTTTTCTGCGGCGCGGACGAACTCGGTCTCGACGAAGGCACGCGATGGTTGTGGCTGGCCTGCCACGCCGCCATCATCGCCTGGGATGAACGGGCATGGCAGCACCTACCTGCTCGGCAACTCGCGCTTGCTCGCGAGGCAGCGGATCAACGGGTGCTGCCCGTGGCCCTGCATTCGTTGGCGGCGGCGCTGATTTGGAGCGGCGACTTCGCTGCGTCTTGCCAGCTGATCACAGAGGCAGACTCGATCACTTCCGCGACGGCGACGACGGTATTTCCTTACGCGGCACTTCCACTTGCGGCATGGCGGGGCGAGGAAACCGAGACCCGGCGACTGATACAAGCCGGCACGCACTTGGCAGTGGCGCGGGGTGAGGGAATGGGCCTGGCCTCCATCGAGTTGGCGACGGCGCTGTTGTGCAATGGGCTCAGACGATATGACGAAGCGCTCGTTGCGGCCCGAAAAGGCATCGAGCACCCGCACGAACTGTGGACGAACTTTTTGCTACCCGAGTTGATAGAAGCGGCAACACATTGTGGCCAAGCTGCCGAGGCGGATCACGCGGTCGGCCTGCTCGCGGAAAGTGCTCACGCTGCCGGAACCGATTGGGCGCTGGGAACTTACGCATGTTCACGAGCATTCGTCAGCAGCGGCGAGCCCGCCGAGGCGCTCTATCGCGAGGCGATCGAGCGCCTCGATCACACCAACTTACGACCGGCTGCCGCCCGTGCGCGGCTTGTCTACGGGGAGTGGCTGCGTCGGGAACGACGGGCACTCGAGGCGCGTGCCCAGCTGCGGTCGGCCTATGCGGCGTTTACCGGCATCGGTATGTCGGCTTTTGCGGAGCGGGCTCGCCTCGAGCTCGAGGCCACCGGTGAGCGTGTATCCGAGAAGCCGCTGCTACGAACGGGTTCCGGCCTAACTCCGCGCGAGGCGCAAATCGCCACACTCGCCGCTGGCGGGGCAACCAACGCCGAGATCGGCGCGCAGCTGTTCATCAGCCCCAACACGGTGGCCTACCACTTGCGCAAGGTATTCACCAAACTCGACGTCACCACGCGCCGCCGACTCGCCCGCACGCTGAGCGGCGGGTAA
- a CDS encoding NAD(P)H-binding protein translates to MSTEKLFLITAPAGNTGAPTVEILRQAGHRVRAFVHRIDHRSDALAALGAEVVEGDLLDFRSVSSAMTGVDAAYFCYPIAPGALLPATAIFAQAASEAGVDAVVNMSQMSARRDAKSNAAQHHWIAERLLDRASFKATHLRPTFFAEWLKWQWQRNDNEGLLRLPFGDGRHAPISGSDQAAVIAAVLQNPGPHDRQIYPLVGDHELDHYGIAEEIADTLGLPVRYEPVAIPTFAAGLTAAGFPDFFVQHISSVAQDYQDGIFSGENNLVEVIGGHKPMTVADYVNANRAEFDHDGRLVRRDQLKAS, encoded by the coding sequence ATGTCGACCGAGAAACTGTTCCTGATTACCGCGCCGGCCGGCAACACCGGGGCGCCCACCGTCGAAATCCTGCGCCAAGCCGGACACCGGGTACGCGCCTTCGTCCATCGCATTGATCACCGCTCCGACGCACTGGCCGCTCTCGGCGCCGAGGTCGTCGAAGGCGATCTGCTGGACTTCCGCTCCGTCAGCTCGGCCATGACGGGTGTCGACGCCGCATACTTCTGCTATCCGATCGCGCCGGGCGCCCTGTTGCCCGCCACCGCGATTTTCGCTCAGGCCGCAAGCGAGGCCGGCGTCGACGCGGTGGTCAACATGTCGCAGATGTCAGCCCGGCGCGATGCGAAAAGCAATGCGGCCCAGCATCATTGGATCGCCGAACGGCTGTTGGACCGTGCGTCGTTCAAGGCCACCCACCTGCGTCCAACCTTTTTCGCCGAGTGGCTGAAATGGCAATGGCAGCGCAACGACAACGAGGGCCTGCTGCGGCTGCCCTTCGGCGACGGGCGCCACGCCCCCATCTCCGGGTCCGACCAGGCCGCGGTGATCGCCGCCGTACTGCAAAACCCCGGGCCGCACGACCGCCAGATCTACCCGCTGGTCGGCGACCACGAACTCGACCACTACGGGATCGCCGAGGAAATCGCCGACACACTAGGCTTACCGGTCCGCTATGAGCCGGTCGCGATCCCCACGTTCGCGGCCGGGTTGACCGCCGCGGGCTTCCCGGATTTCTTCGTGCAACACATCAGCAGCGTCGCCCAGGACTACCAAGACGGCATCTTCTCCGGCGAGAACAACCTGGTCGAGGTGATCGGCGGGCACAAGCCGATGACAGTGGCCGACTACGTCAACGCCAACCGGGCCGAGTTCGACCACGACGGCCGCTTGGTGCGACGGGATCAGCTCAAGGCGAGTTGA